The following proteins are co-located in the Cupriavidus pauculus genome:
- a CDS encoding YqaA family protein yields MEAFLDWLFDTVALPKVGLPAIFVVSLISATLLPLGSEPAVFGYVKLNPDMFWPAVLVATAGNTVGGAIDWWLGYAAKLAVVRFRQHRQHHEHEVEHAEHRPHPRKPHKPKLDKKYSRWMRRHGPPTMLLSWLPAIGDPLCTLAGWLRMPFWPSLFYMAIGKFLRYLVMTASLLWIPDSFWQGAGEAIRQWF; encoded by the coding sequence ATGGAAGCCTTTCTCGACTGGCTGTTCGACACCGTTGCCCTGCCCAAGGTGGGACTGCCCGCCATCTTCGTCGTCAGCCTGATCTCGGCCACGCTGCTGCCGCTGGGCTCGGAGCCGGCCGTGTTCGGCTACGTCAAGCTGAATCCGGACATGTTCTGGCCGGCCGTGCTGGTCGCCACGGCTGGCAACACGGTGGGCGGCGCCATCGACTGGTGGCTGGGCTACGCGGCCAAGCTGGCCGTGGTGCGCTTTCGCCAGCACCGCCAGCACCACGAGCACGAGGTGGAGCACGCCGAGCACCGGCCGCACCCGCGCAAGCCGCACAAGCCCAAGCTGGACAAGAAATATTCGCGCTGGATGCGCCGCCACGGCCCGCCGACGATGCTGCTGTCGTGGCTGCCCGCCATAGGTGATCCGCTCTGCACACTGGCCGGCTGGCTGCGCATGCCGTTCTGGCCGAGCCTGTTCTATATGGCGATCGGCAAGTTCCTGCGCTACCTGGTCATGACCGCCAGCCTGCTCTGGATCCCGGATTCGTTCTGGCAGGGCGCCGGCGAGGCGATCCGCCAGTGGTTCTGA
- a CDS encoding (2Fe-2S)-binding protein translates to MAIPIRLTVNGKPVDAQVEPNTLLVQFLREQLRLTGTHVGCDTAQCGACTVHLDGQAVKSCNLLAVQVDGATVTTIEGLAPDGQMHPVQQAFRECHGLQCGFCTPGMVMAATSLLQHQPNADAQAIREQLDGNLCRCTGYHNIVRAVQKGQAIMQGQGTPQQSDLAAASAE, encoded by the coding sequence ATGGCCATTCCGATCCGCCTGACGGTCAACGGCAAGCCCGTTGACGCCCAGGTCGAACCCAACACCCTCCTGGTCCAGTTCCTGCGCGAACAGTTGCGCCTGACCGGCACGCACGTGGGCTGCGACACCGCGCAGTGCGGCGCCTGCACCGTCCACCTGGACGGCCAGGCCGTGAAGTCGTGCAACCTGCTTGCCGTGCAGGTCGACGGCGCCACCGTGACCACCATCGAGGGGCTGGCGCCCGATGGCCAGATGCACCCGGTGCAGCAGGCATTCCGCGAATGCCACGGCCTGCAGTGCGGGTTCTGCACGCCGGGCATGGTCATGGCCGCCACCTCGCTGCTCCAGCACCAGCCCAACGCCGACGCGCAGGCCATCCGCGAGCAGCTGGACGGCAACCTGTGCCGCTGCACCGGCTACCACAACATCGTGCGGGCCGTGCAGAAGGGGCAGGCGATCATGCAGGGCCAGGGCACGCCGCAGCAGAGCGACCTGGCCGCGGCCAGCGCCGAATAA
- a CDS encoding xanthine dehydrogenase family protein molybdopterin-binding subunit codes for MNAPEKHPFIGTPVLRKEDYRFLTGNGQYTDDVTLPHQSYGYFLRSPHAHARIRSIDTQAARSAPGVIAVLTGDDMAADKVGGLPCGWLIHSIDGTPMKEPPHPALAHGKVRHVGDQVALVIAESLQQARDASELIDVDYDELPAVVSPANAASAATLVHDDVPANTCYTWGHGDKAATDAAFARAAHVTTLEIVNNRLIPNAIEPRAVNASYTRQDDSYTVYVANQNPHVERLLMGAFVLGLPESRLRIIAPDVGGGFGSKIFLYPEDVALTWASKKVGRPVKWTAERSESFLTDAHGRDHVTRAELALDADGKFLAMRVHTVANMGAYLSTFASSVPTILYATLLAGQYATPAIYAEVQAVFTNTAPVDAYRGAGRPEATYVVERLVEAAARETGTDPAALRRKNFIRTFPYATPVGLTYDTGDYEPCLARAEELADVAGFPQRREAARQRGKLRGLGYSCYIEACGLAPSNIAGALGARAGLFEVGEIRVHPTGTVTVFTGSHSHGQGHETTFAQIVADRLGIGLDAVEIVHGDTGRVPFGMGTYGSRSLAVGGSAIMKALDKIEAKAKKIAAHLLEASDADIEFQDGVFRLAGTDRTKTFGEVALTAYVPHNYPLDKLEPGLNENAFYDPTNFTYPSGAYICEVEVDPDTGESEVIKFTAVDDFGNVINPMIVEGQVHGGIGQGLGQAMLEQCIYDPDSGQLLTGSYMDYAMPRAGDLPDFTVETSSGTPCTHNPLGVKGCGEAGAIGSPPAFINALVDALAPLGVRDVQMPATPHRVWQAIQSAQGSAA; via the coding sequence ATGAACGCACCCGAAAAGCACCCGTTCATCGGCACGCCCGTCCTGCGCAAGGAGGACTACCGCTTCCTGACCGGCAACGGCCAGTACACCGACGACGTCACGCTGCCGCACCAGAGCTACGGCTACTTCCTGCGCTCGCCGCACGCGCACGCGCGCATCCGGTCGATCGACACGCAGGCGGCGCGGTCCGCGCCGGGCGTGATCGCCGTGCTGACCGGCGACGACATGGCCGCCGACAAGGTGGGCGGCCTGCCCTGCGGCTGGCTGATCCACAGCATCGATGGCACGCCGATGAAGGAGCCGCCCCACCCCGCCCTGGCGCACGGCAAGGTCCGCCACGTGGGCGACCAGGTGGCGCTGGTGATCGCCGAATCGCTGCAGCAGGCGCGCGACGCCTCTGAGCTGATCGACGTGGACTACGACGAGCTGCCCGCCGTGGTCAGCCCGGCCAACGCCGCGTCGGCCGCCACGCTGGTCCACGACGACGTGCCCGCCAACACCTGCTACACCTGGGGCCACGGCGACAAGGCCGCCACCGACGCCGCCTTTGCGCGCGCGGCCCACGTGACCACGCTGGAAATCGTCAACAACCGGCTGATCCCGAACGCGATCGAGCCGCGCGCGGTCAACGCCAGCTACACCCGCCAGGACGACAGCTACACGGTCTACGTGGCCAACCAGAACCCGCACGTGGAACGGCTGCTGATGGGCGCCTTCGTGCTGGGGCTGCCCGAGTCGCGCCTGCGCATCATCGCGCCCGACGTGGGCGGCGGCTTTGGCTCGAAGATCTTCCTGTACCCCGAGGACGTGGCGCTCACGTGGGCGTCGAAGAAGGTGGGCCGGCCGGTCAAGTGGACGGCCGAGCGGTCCGAGTCGTTCCTGACCGACGCCCACGGCCGCGACCACGTGACCAGGGCCGAGCTGGCGCTGGACGCCGACGGCAAGTTCCTGGCGATGCGCGTGCACACGGTGGCCAACATGGGCGCGTACCTGTCCACGTTCGCCAGCAGCGTGCCGACCATCCTCTACGCCACGCTGCTGGCCGGCCAGTACGCCACGCCGGCCATCTACGCCGAGGTGCAGGCCGTCTTCACCAACACCGCGCCGGTCGATGCCTACCGCGGCGCGGGCCGCCCCGAGGCCACCTACGTGGTGGAACGGCTGGTGGAAGCCGCCGCGCGCGAGACCGGCACCGACCCGGCCGCGCTGCGCCGCAAGAACTTCATCCGCACCTTCCCGTACGCCACGCCCGTGGGCCTGACCTACGACACCGGCGACTACGAGCCGTGCCTGGCGCGGGCCGAGGAGCTGGCCGACGTGGCCGGCTTTCCCCAGCGGCGCGAGGCGGCCAGACAGCGCGGCAAGCTGCGCGGGCTGGGCTACTCGTGCTACATCGAGGCGTGCGGCCTGGCCCCGTCGAACATCGCCGGCGCGCTCGGCGCCCGGGCCGGGCTGTTCGAAGTGGGCGAGATCCGCGTGCATCCCACCGGCACCGTCACGGTGTTCACGGGGTCGCACAGCCACGGGCAGGGCCACGAGACCACGTTCGCGCAGATCGTGGCGGACCGGCTGGGCATCGGGCTGGACGCCGTGGAGATCGTGCACGGCGATACCGGCCGCGTGCCGTTCGGCATGGGCACCTACGGCTCGCGCTCGCTGGCCGTGGGCGGGTCGGCGATCATGAAGGCGCTGGACAAGATCGAGGCCAAGGCCAAGAAGATCGCGGCCCACCTGCTGGAAGCGTCCGACGCCGACATCGAGTTCCAGGACGGCGTGTTCCGGCTGGCCGGCACCGACCGCACCAAGACCTTCGGCGAGGTGGCGCTGACCGCCTACGTGCCGCACAACTACCCGCTCGACAAGCTGGAGCCGGGCCTGAACGAGAACGCGTTCTACGACCCCACCAACTTCACGTACCCGTCCGGCGCCTACATCTGCGAGGTGGAGGTGGACCCCGACACCGGCGAATCGGAAGTCATCAAGTTCACGGCCGTGGACGACTTCGGCAACGTCATCAACCCGATGATCGTCGAGGGCCAGGTGCACGGCGGGATTGGCCAGGGGCTCGGGCAGGCGATGCTGGAGCAGTGCATCTACGACCCCGACAGCGGCCAGTTGCTGACCGGGTCGTACATGGACTACGCGATGCCGCGCGCGGGCGACCTGCCCGACTTCACGGTGGAAACCTCCAGCGGCACGCCCTGCACGCACAACCCACTGGGCGTGAAGGGCTGCGGCGAGGCCGGCGCCATCGGCTCGCCGCCGGCCTTCATCAACGCGCTGGTCGACGCGCTGGCGCCGCTGGGCGTGCGCGACGTGCAGATGCCCGCCACGCCGCACCGCGTGTGGCAGGCCATCCAGTCCGCGCAGGGTAGCGCGGCATAA
- a CDS encoding FAD binding domain-containing protein, which translates to MYAFQYERATDAQSAVAKLKADGDAKILAGGQSLLAAMKLRLAAPSTLIDINRIPGMAEIHVQGDELVIGACARHADVAAHPDVMRRIPALAALAHVIGDRQVRAVGTLGGSLANDDPAADYPAAVLGLNATVVTDRRSIAADDFFKGLYETALAPDELITAVRFPVPDQAGYEKMRNPASRFALVGVMVARTGNTVRVAVTGAADSVFRAPALEQALSASFTPAAARAVRMDPSGLNGDLHASPEYRAHLIPVLAARAVEQALKG; encoded by the coding sequence ATGTACGCATTCCAGTACGAACGCGCCACGGACGCCCAGTCCGCCGTGGCCAAGCTCAAGGCCGACGGCGACGCCAAGATCCTGGCCGGGGGGCAGAGCCTGCTGGCCGCGATGAAGCTGCGGCTGGCGGCGCCATCGACGCTGATCGACATCAACCGCATCCCCGGCATGGCCGAGATCCACGTGCAGGGCGACGAACTCGTGATCGGCGCCTGCGCCCGGCACGCCGACGTGGCGGCGCACCCCGACGTGATGCGCCGCATCCCGGCCCTGGCCGCGCTGGCCCACGTGATCGGCGACCGGCAGGTGCGCGCGGTGGGCACGCTGGGCGGATCGCTGGCCAACGACGACCCCGCCGCCGACTATCCGGCCGCCGTGCTGGGGCTGAACGCCACCGTGGTCACGGACCGCCGCAGCATTGCGGCCGACGACTTCTTCAAGGGCCTCTACGAGACCGCGCTGGCGCCCGACGAGCTGATCACGGCCGTGCGCTTTCCCGTACCGGACCAGGCCGGCTACGAGAAGATGCGCAACCCGGCATCGCGCTTCGCCCTGGTCGGCGTGATGGTGGCCCGCACCGGCAACACCGTCCGCGTGGCGGTAACCGGCGCGGCCGACAGCGTGTTCCGCGCCCCGGCGCTGGAACAGGCCCTGTCGGCCAGCTTCACCCCCGCCGCCGCCCGCGCGGTCAGGATGGACCCGTCCGGCCTGAACGGCGACCTCCACGCCTCTCCCGAGTACCGGGCCCACCTGATCCCCGTGCTGGCCGCCCGCGCGGTGGAGCAGGCGCTGAAGGGGTGA
- a CDS encoding AAA family ATPase, whose translation MLPTSIDQTLAALETQHYYADREAATVLYLALRMQRPLFLEGEPGVGKTALAHAMAGILGTRLLRLQCYEGLDAASALYEWDYPRQIMALRLAEARGERPEQQSLYHDDYLLKRPLLEALLPDPAAPGVPRVLLIDEIDRADEPFEAFLLEILSEYQVSIPEIGVIQAERPPLIVITSNRTREVHDALKRRCLYQWMGYPGRDRELRIVAARAPEAAAALQRQAVDFIHRLRGIDLFKAPGIAEAIDWCRALAALGVTELDPQSVRDTLGVLLKYQDDLARADGPTIAELLAGATPTA comes from the coding sequence ATGCTCCCCACCTCCATCGACCAGACCCTCGCCGCGCTGGAAACCCAGCACTATTACGCCGACCGCGAAGCGGCCACGGTGCTGTACCTGGCCCTGCGCATGCAGCGGCCGCTGTTCCTGGAAGGCGAGCCCGGCGTGGGCAAGACCGCGCTGGCGCATGCCATGGCCGGCATCCTGGGCACGCGCCTGCTGCGGCTGCAGTGCTACGAGGGCCTGGACGCGGCCAGCGCGCTGTACGAGTGGGACTACCCGCGCCAGATCATGGCGCTGCGGCTGGCCGAGGCACGCGGCGAGCGGCCCGAGCAGCAGTCGCTCTACCACGACGACTACCTGCTCAAGCGCCCGCTGCTCGAAGCCCTGCTGCCCGACCCCGCCGCGCCCGGCGTGCCGCGCGTGCTGCTGATCGACGAGATCGACCGCGCCGACGAGCCGTTCGAGGCGTTCCTGCTGGAGATCCTGTCCGAATACCAGGTGTCGATTCCGGAGATCGGCGTGATCCAGGCCGAACGGCCGCCGCTGATCGTGATCACGTCCAACCGCACGCGCGAGGTGCACGACGCGCTCAAGCGCCGCTGCCTCTACCAGTGGATGGGCTACCCGGGCCGCGACCGCGAACTGCGCATCGTGGCCGCCCGCGCGCCCGAGGCCGCCGCCGCGTTGCAGCGGCAGGCCGTCGACTTCATCCACCGGCTGCGCGGCATCGACCTGTTCAAGGCGCCCGGCATTGCCGAGGCCATCGACTGGTGCCGCGCGCTGGCCGCGCTGGGCGTGACCGAACTGGACCCGCAGTCGGTGCGCGACACGCTTGGCGTGCTGCTCAAGTACCAGGACGACCTGGCGCGCGCCGACGGCCCGACCATCGCCGAGCTGCTGGCCGGCGCCACCCCGACGGCCTGA
- a CDS encoding vWA domain-containing protein, whose protein sequence is MTPAAAPALPMLARNVTHFTRLLRDAGFGLSPAHAVDALEALRHVDIGARQEVRAALAALMLSGPDQRPLFDAAFDLFWRDPDWEGKLRAMLLPRVDAGAPPPRRSNRLADALAARQPAAARPDTPMREERFTAPLTFSAQERLSSRDFDTLSADEWRALQHLVRTRRAHLALQRTRRLRAATAGTHADLRASARLAVRQHGEWLRWKHRRQVARKPPVVLLLDISGSMSQYSRAVLYYCHALMQSRERMHVFLFGTRLTNVTRRLRERDPDDAVTLIAGQVRDWAGGTRIGAALAAFNRQWARRTLAGRATVLLVSDGIDLEHIDLLAQEMARLRRFAHRIVWLNPLLRYAGFAPQARGIQAILPYVDALRPAHNLDSLLALETLLADDRPPPSVPPVRQTGPTGGNPRWK, encoded by the coding sequence ATGACACCCGCCGCCGCACCCGCCCTGCCGATGCTGGCGCGCAACGTCACGCATTTCACGCGGCTGCTGCGCGATGCCGGCTTCGGGCTGTCGCCGGCGCACGCCGTGGATGCGCTGGAGGCGCTGCGCCACGTCGACATCGGCGCCCGGCAGGAAGTACGCGCGGCGCTGGCGGCGCTGATGCTGTCCGGGCCAGACCAGCGGCCGCTGTTCGACGCCGCCTTCGACCTGTTCTGGCGCGACCCCGACTGGGAAGGCAAGCTGCGCGCGATGCTGCTGCCGCGCGTGGATGCCGGCGCGCCGCCGCCCCGGCGCAGCAACCGGCTGGCCGACGCGCTGGCCGCCCGCCAGCCGGCCGCCGCCCGCCCCGACACGCCGATGCGCGAGGAACGCTTTACCGCGCCGCTGACGTTCTCGGCCCAGGAACGGCTGTCGAGCCGCGACTTCGACACGCTCTCGGCCGACGAATGGCGCGCGCTGCAGCACCTGGTCCGCACCCGCCGCGCCCACCTGGCGCTGCAACGCACGCGCCGGCTGCGCGCCGCCACGGCCGGCACCCACGCCGACCTGCGCGCCAGCGCCCGGCTGGCCGTGCGCCAGCATGGCGAATGGCTGCGCTGGAAGCACCGCAGGCAGGTCGCGCGCAAGCCGCCCGTGGTGCTGCTGCTCGACATCTCGGGGTCGATGAGCCAGTACTCGCGCGCGGTGCTGTACTACTGCCACGCGCTGATGCAGTCGCGCGAGCGCATGCACGTGTTCCTGTTCGGCACGCGTCTCACCAACGTCACGCGCCGGCTGCGCGAGCGCGACCCGGACGACGCCGTGACGCTGATCGCCGGGCAGGTGCGGGACTGGGCCGGCGGCACGCGCATCGGCGCTGCGCTGGCCGCGTTCAACCGCCAATGGGCGCGCCGCACGCTGGCCGGGCGCGCCACGGTGCTGCTGGTCAGCGACGGCATCGACCTCGAACACATTGACCTGCTGGCGCAGGAAATGGCCCGGCTGCGGCGCTTTGCGCACCGCATCGTCTGGCTGAACCCGCTGCTGCGCTATGCGGGCTTTGCGCCACAGGCGCGCGGCATCCAGGCCATCCTGCCGTACGTGGACGCGCTGCGCCCCGCGCACAACCTGGACAGCCTGCTGGCGCTGGAAACGCTGCTGGCGGACGACCGCCCGCCCCCGTCTGTCCCACCGGTGAGACAAACCGGCCCTACAGGAGGAAATCCGCGATGGAAATGA
- a CDS encoding CoxG family protein, whose product MEMTQTQRLPVPQQVAWEALNDTALLKQCIPGCESIEPDGDNAYQLALTAAVGPVKARFKGRMALQDIQAPDSYTIQFDGQGGAAGFGKGSARVTLTPDGDAATLLAYTVQAQVGGKIAQIGSRLVDAAARKMADTFFARFTEAVTGGPAEAGDDGDGMAPGSDNNDNSQSNGATEGGDADGGEEQAGKRKRSWTAWISKS is encoded by the coding sequence ATGGAAATGACCCAGACCCAGCGGCTGCCCGTGCCGCAGCAGGTGGCATGGGAGGCGCTGAACGACACGGCCCTGCTCAAGCAATGTATTCCCGGATGTGAGAGCATCGAGCCCGATGGCGACAACGCCTACCAGCTTGCGCTCACCGCGGCGGTCGGCCCCGTCAAGGCGCGCTTCAAGGGCCGCATGGCGCTGCAGGACATCCAGGCGCCGGACAGCTACACGATCCAGTTCGACGGACAGGGTGGCGCGGCCGGCTTCGGCAAGGGGTCGGCCCGCGTCACGCTGACCCCCGACGGCGACGCGGCCACGCTGCTGGCCTACACGGTGCAGGCGCAGGTGGGCGGCAAGATCGCGCAGATCGGCTCGCGGCTGGTGGACGCCGCCGCGCGCAAGATGGCGGACACGTTCTTCGCGCGCTTCACCGAGGCGGTGACCGGCGGCCCCGCAGAGGCGGGCGATGACGGCGACGGCATGGCGCCGGGCAGTGACAACAACGACAACTCCCAGAGCAATGGGGCCACCGAAGGCGGCGACGCCGACGGTGGCGAGGAACAGGCAGGCAAGCGGAAACGATCATGGACAGCGTGGATCTCGAAGTCCTGA
- a CDS encoding XdhC family protein has protein sequence MDSVDLEVLKSSVKWQQAGHGVLLVTVVRTWGSSPRPEGAMLAVRDDGLVVGSVSGGCIEDDIIYRVHKEGIRAAGPEAMKYGISAEEAHRFGLPCGGTIELVAEPLGPQSGIAELLDAVEQGRLVARSLDMATGRATLSHAQAADGLSFDGRTLMTIHGPRYRMLVIGAGQLSKYLCQIAVGLGFQVTVCDPREEYTETWDIPGVTMVRTMPDDTVEAMRLDERCAVIALTHDPKLDDLALMEALRTPAFYVGALGSRRNNTARRERLKEFDLSEQQLARLHGPVGIYIGSRTPPEIAISILAEVVAAKNHVSLPDILQVEGAKAAREIAAGEAECPILPGGAPVTASQP, from the coding sequence ATGGACAGCGTGGATCTCGAAGTCCTGAAGAGCAGTGTGAAGTGGCAGCAGGCCGGACACGGCGTGCTGCTGGTGACGGTGGTCAGGACGTGGGGCTCGTCGCCCCGCCCCGAAGGCGCGATGCTGGCGGTGCGCGACGACGGCCTGGTGGTCGGGTCGGTCTCGGGCGGCTGCATCGAGGACGACATCATCTATCGCGTGCACAAGGAGGGCATCCGCGCGGCGGGCCCGGAGGCGATGAAGTACGGCATCAGCGCCGAGGAAGCGCACCGCTTCGGGCTGCCCTGCGGCGGCACGATCGAACTGGTGGCCGAGCCGCTGGGGCCGCAGAGCGGCATTGCCGAACTGCTGGACGCCGTGGAGCAGGGCCGCCTGGTGGCGCGCTCGCTGGACATGGCCACCGGCCGCGCCACGCTGAGCCACGCGCAGGCGGCCGACGGGCTGTCGTTCGACGGCCGCACGCTGATGACCATCCACGGGCCGCGCTACCGCATGCTGGTGATCGGCGCGGGGCAGCTATCGAAGTACCTGTGCCAGATCGCGGTGGGGCTGGGCTTCCAGGTCACCGTCTGCGACCCGCGCGAGGAATACACGGAGACGTGGGACATCCCCGGCGTGACCATGGTCCGCACGATGCCCGACGACACCGTCGAGGCCATGCGGCTGGACGAGCGCTGCGCGGTCATCGCGCTGACGCACGACCCCAAGCTCGACGACCTGGCGCTGATGGAGGCGCTGCGCACGCCGGCGTTCTACGTCGGCGCGCTGGGCTCGCGCCGCAACAACACCGCGCGCCGCGAGCGGCTCAAGGAGTTCGACCTGAGCGAGCAGCAACTGGCCCGGCTGCACGGGCCGGTGGGCATCTACATCGGCAGCCGCACGCCGCCCGAGATCGCCATTTCGATCCTGGCCGAGGTGGTCGCCGCCAAGAACCACGTGTCGCTGCCCGACATCCTCCAGGTGGAAGGCGCCAAGGCCGCGCGCGAGATTGCCGCGGGCGAAGCCGAGTGCCCGATCCTGCCGGGCGGCGCACCCGTGACCGCCAGCCAGCCATGA
- a CDS encoding nucleotidyltransferase family protein yields the protein MTRPARAPLTQTDLPTGILLAAGFGRRFDPAGLRNKLLETMADGRTVAWRSARTLAAGLPNSIAVVRPGHPELAAELKRGGCRVIESAEAEAGMGAALRAGVAASADARGWVVALADMPWLSMELVRAVALTITSRDTIAAPWRDGRRGHPVGFGAAWRDELLKLDGDEGARALLKSQPVTRILTEDDAAFRDIDVPGDLV from the coding sequence ATGACCAGGCCCGCCCGCGCCCCGCTCACGCAGACCGACCTGCCCACCGGCATCCTGCTGGCCGCCGGCTTCGGCCGCCGCTTCGACCCGGCCGGCCTGCGCAACAAGCTGCTGGAAACGATGGCCGACGGCCGCACCGTGGCATGGCGCAGCGCCCGCACGCTGGCGGCCGGCCTGCCAAACTCGATCGCGGTGGTGCGGCCCGGCCACCCGGAACTGGCGGCCGAACTGAAACGCGGCGGCTGTAGGGTCATCGAATCGGCCGAAGCCGAAGCCGGCATGGGCGCCGCGCTGCGCGCCGGCGTGGCCGCCAGCGCCGACGCCCGCGGCTGGGTGGTCGCGCTGGCCGACATGCCGTGGCTGTCGATGGAACTGGTCCGCGCCGTGGCGCTGACCATCACCTCGCGCGACACCATCGCCGCCCCCTGGCGCGACGGCCGCCGCGGCCATCCGGTCGGCTTCGGTGCCGCATGGCGCGACGAACTGCTGAAACTGGACGGCGACGAAGGCGCCCGCGCGCTGCTGAAATCCCAGCCGGTCACCCGCATCCTCACCGAGGACGACGCCGCATTCCGCGATATCGACGTGCCGGGCGATCTGGTCTGA
- a CDS encoding alpha,alpha-trehalose-phosphate synthase (UDP-forming): MGRLVAVSNRVADPRNHAAGGLAVALSEALNKTGGLWFGWSGKVLETAQGGTPGEGELHQTQAGNVTLATVDLCREDHDAYYLGYSNGVLWPVLHYRVDLADFDAGGNLNAYRRVNQLFARKLAPLLKPDDVIWIHDYHLIPLAAELRAIGCGQRIGFFLHVPLPPPLILAAIPQHEWLMRALFAYDLLGFQSQADLDHFSRYVQGEAGAEPMGEYRFRAFHRTVRAQAFPIGIDVDEFAELGRGDEAMETYEMMRGQYSTRRLLLGIDRLDYSKGLPQRLKAFQTLLSEYPENRSSATLIQIAAPSRESVDAYADLRREMEGITGAINSEYGELDWMPVRYIHRSTSRRRLPGLCRASAVALVTPLRDGMNLVAKEYIAAQDPDDPGVLVLSRFAGAAEQLKEALLVNPYDTRATAQAIQQALHMPLSERRSRHQKLLERIRQQDVHWWSSEYLRALMETEGG; encoded by the coding sequence ATGGGCAGACTAGTAGCAGTATCGAACCGGGTCGCGGACCCGCGCAACCACGCGGCGGGCGGGCTCGCAGTGGCGCTTTCCGAAGCGCTCAACAAGACGGGCGGCCTCTGGTTCGGCTGGAGTGGCAAGGTGTTGGAAACCGCGCAGGGCGGCACGCCCGGCGAGGGCGAACTGCATCAGACGCAGGCCGGCAACGTGACGCTTGCCACCGTGGACCTGTGCCGCGAGGACCACGACGCGTATTACCTGGGCTACAGCAACGGCGTGCTCTGGCCCGTGCTGCACTACCGCGTGGACCTGGCCGACTTCGACGCCGGCGGCAACCTCAACGCCTACCGCCGCGTGAACCAGCTGTTCGCGCGCAAGCTGGCGCCGCTGCTGAAGCCCGACGACGTCATCTGGATCCACGACTACCACCTGATCCCGCTGGCGGCGGAACTGCGCGCCATCGGCTGCGGGCAGCGCATCGGCTTCTTCCTGCACGTGCCGCTGCCGCCGCCGCTGATCCTGGCGGCCATCCCGCAGCACGAATGGCTGATGCGCGCGCTGTTTGCGTACGACCTGCTGGGCTTCCAGAGCCAGGCGGACCTGGACCACTTCTCGCGCTACGTGCAGGGCGAGGCCGGCGCGGAGCCGATGGGCGAGTACCGCTTCCGGGCCTTCCACCGCACGGTGCGCGCGCAGGCGTTCCCGATCGGCATCGACGTCGACGAGTTCGCGGAACTGGGCCGTGGCGACGAAGCGATGGAAACCTACGAGATGATGCGCGGCCAGTACTCGACGCGCCGGCTGCTGCTGGGCATCGACCGGCTCGACTACTCGAAGGGCCTGCCGCAGCGGCTCAAGGCGTTCCAGACGCTGCTGTCCGAGTATCCGGAGAACCGCTCCAGCGCCACGCTGATCCAGATCGCGGCACCGTCGCGCGAATCGGTGGACGCCTACGCCGACCTGCGCCGCGAGATGGAAGGCATCACCGGCGCCATCAACAGCGAGTACGGCGAGCTGGACTGGATGCCGGTGCGCTACATCCACCGCTCGACATCGCGCCGCCGGCTGCCCGGGCTATGCCGCGCCAGCGCCGTGGCGCTGGTCACGCCGCTGCGCGACGGCATGAACCTTGTCGCCAAGGAATACATCGCCGCCCAGGACCCGGACGACCCCGGCGTGCTGGTGCTGTCGCGCTTCGCCGGCGCGGCGGAGCAGTTGAAAGAGGCGCTGCTGGTCAACCCGTACGACACCCGCGCCACGGCCCAGGCCATCCAGCAGGCGCTGCACATGCCGCTGTCGGAACGCCGCTCACGGCACCAGAAACTGCTGGAACGTATCCGCCAGCAAGACGTGCACTGGTGGAGCAGCGAATACCTGCGGGCGCTGATGGAGACAGAGGGCGGCTGA